A region of Ignavibacteriota bacterium DNA encodes the following proteins:
- a CDS encoding dicarboxylate/amino acid:cation symporter gives MMKKFPLHLQILLALFLGGVFGSIFSIDENTLEIEFRENNKYHQVIIKNWDKINFVNEAGELIISHINQTSIIKHFSKNYKTNPAEIIIVQNGTETQYSNVIDITKQQTIATVIKPIGDIFIRLLSFLAIPLVIASLVVGAASLGDVKKLGKIGLKTFTFYIVTTAIAITIGLIIANVIRPGEQLPVESKQRLMESFESDSPATNISQNLDIDLIDFIVKIVPKNPFDALANGNMLQIVFFTVFFGISLTFVSENARNSVLGVFSGTSDTLIKMVGFVMLLAPYGVFALISATVADFGFEIISTLVWYIFSVLLGLFLHMSLVYLPIVKIFTKVPVKDFLLAMRNAQAIAFSTSSSAATLPVTMDCVENNLNVPKKISGFVLPLGATINMDGTALYQGVAAVFIAQVYGMDLGLTEQLTIVFTAVLASIGTAPVPGVGIIMLVMILQSVHIPAEGIALIIGVDRILDMARTINNITGDAAVTIAVAAGEQD, from the coding sequence ATGATGAAAAAATTCCCGCTTCATTTACAAATACTATTGGCGTTATTTCTTGGTGGAGTTTTCGGTTCGATTTTCAGTATTGATGAAAATACTTTGGAAATTGAATTTCGCGAAAATAATAAATATCATCAGGTAATAATTAAAAATTGGGACAAAATTAATTTTGTTAATGAAGCAGGCGAATTAATTATTTCGCATATCAACCAAACTTCCATAATTAAACATTTCAGCAAAAATTATAAAACCAATCCAGCCGAAATAATTATCGTTCAAAATGGGACTGAGACACAATATTCAAATGTAATTGATATAACCAAACAGCAAACTATTGCAACTGTAATCAAGCCAATCGGAGATATTTTTATACGGTTATTGAGTTTTCTTGCGATTCCGCTTGTTATTGCATCGCTTGTTGTTGGTGCGGCAAGTCTTGGGGATGTCAAAAAATTAGGTAAAATCGGTCTGAAAACATTTACTTTTTATATCGTGACAACCGCAATAGCAATTACTATTGGGCTAATTATTGCCAATGTCATTCGCCCGGGTGAGCAGCTACCGGTAGAGTCTAAACAAAGGCTGATGGAATCATTCGAAAGTGATAGTCCTGCTACGAATATTTCTCAAAATCTTGATATAGATTTGATTGATTTTATTGTTAAAATTGTCCCCAAAAATCCATTCGATGCTTTAGCCAATGGCAATATGCTACAGATAGTATTTTTCACCGTATTTTTTGGAATATCGCTGACATTTGTGAGCGAAAATGCACGAAATTCTGTTCTTGGTGTATTCTCCGGTACAAGCGACACATTAATTAAAATGGTCGGATTTGTAATGTTGCTTGCACCCTACGGAGTTTTCGCTTTGATATCTGCAACAGTAGCTGACTTTGGCTTTGAGATAATTTCCACTCTTGTTTGGTATATCTTTTCTGTGCTTTTAGGATTATTCTTGCACATGTCACTTGTATATCTTCCAATTGTAAAAATATTTACCAAAGTACCCGTTAAAGACTTCCTGCTTGCAATGCGAAATGCTCAGGCAATTGCATTCTCGACCAGTTCGAGTGCTGCGACCCTTCCCGTAACAATGGATTGCGTCGAAAACAATCTCAATGTACCAAAGAAAATCTCCGGCTTCGTTTTGCCACTCGGTGCTACAATCAATATGGATGGTACAGCGCTCTATCAGGGCGTAGCTGCGGTATTTATTGCACAAGTTTACGGAATGGACTTAGGTCTCACAGAGCAACTCACAATTGTATTTACGGCAGTTTTGGCATCAATTGGCACCGCGCCTGTACCGGGCGTCGGTATAATTATGCTTGTGATGATTTTGCAATCAGTCCATATACCGGCGGAAGGAATAGCATTAATAATAGGTGTTGACCGAATTCTTGATATGGCACGCACAATTAATAATATCACCGGTGATGCAGCAGTGACCATTGCAGTTGCTGCCGGAGAACAAGATTAG
- a CDS encoding ribulose-phosphate 3-epimerase gives MQNQTLRKPIKIAPSLLSANFAELGSDVRKCDIAGADIIHLDIMDGHFVPNITFGPQIVKSIRGYTQLPFDVHLMIEDADKYIPGFIDAGADMISVHVEASRHLHRSLSLIKSFGKQAGIVLNPVSPLEYAYDAAEYCDFILLMSVNPGFGGQSFIPSFLNKCDKLANYLDNNGLNHIEIEVDGGVKADNIASVASAGANIIVSGSGVFKGDIGKNIMELKINSQV, from the coding sequence ATGCAAAATCAAACACTAAGAAAACCGATTAAAATTGCTCCTTCTCTTCTCTCTGCAAATTTTGCAGAGCTGGGAAGTGATGTGCGGAAATGCGATATAGCAGGTGCTGATATAATTCATCTCGATATTATGGATGGACATTTTGTACCGAATATAACTTTCGGACCTCAAATCGTAAAGTCTATCAGAGGATATACTCAGCTTCCTTTTGATGTGCATCTTATGATAGAAGATGCAGACAAATATATTCCTGGTTTTATTGATGCCGGTGCTGATATGATTTCTGTTCATGTTGAGGCAAGCCGCCACCTTCACAGATCGCTTAGCCTTATCAAATCATTTGGCAAGCAGGCAGGAATTGTTCTGAATCCCGTCTCCCCTCTTGAATATGCATATGATGCTGCAGAGTATTGTGATTTTATACTGTTAATGTCAGTAAATCCGGGATTTGGCGGACAAAGTTTCATTCCTTCATTTCTCAATAAATGTGATAAATTGGCAAATTATTTGGATAATAATGGCTTGAATCATATTGAAATTGAAGTTGATGGTGGAGTTAAAGCTGATAATATTGCAAGTGTGGCAAGTGCAGGAGCTAATATAATCGTCAGCGGCTCGGGCGTTTTCAAAGGCGATATCGGAAAAAATATAATGGAATTAAAAATAAATTCGCAAGTATAA
- a CDS encoding AAA family ATPase has product MQKKRTSKKDLKFPEFLIDASKLRWTCPEDVFDFKSTAELKPLDRIVGQERAIEAIRMGAELKAKGYNIFVTGLSGTGRTTTVKQIVEDNATSCPITYDYCYVNNFDNPDNPILLTLPKGNAKILSNSMDEAISFLRVRLPKLFEEEAYQIARKKIIDEYQQKERESLNDFDKKIKPLGFIRGQLENEQGFVQPEVFPLIDGEPVAIETLDELAEQGKLTKKKVAELKKTWKKLHDEVFELSRISMKLIQEFRKDLLNNDKMSAETVVISAFSEVETNFANHGLDNYLIKVKEFILDNLNIFVPAPAPVPVLAEVENKNDNSDFFNQFKVNVILDNTNTVQAPVVIETTPTYNNLFGTIEKTYDQRGFWKTDFTKIKSGSLLKADQGFLIVNAIDLYTEPGVWSALKRVLLYDKLEIQPYDSYFQISQSSIKPEPIQINVKVIVIGGQTLYKWLFANEKEFKKIFKVNAQFDYESPKSVEMLENYARFIAKLSNEEELTHCSPSGVAAVIEWAVEEAGSQNKIILKFSDVSDLLREASFYSRDSKIPLISREDVQKAIDWRKKRNDLIDEKLQNEIIEGTILIDTEGEKVGIINGLTIYNNGIFAFGKPARISANVSAGTSGIINIEREADMSGKIHNKGVLIISGFLREKFARKTTLSLTASLAFEQNYGGIDGDSASAAEIYAILSALTEKPIKQEIAITGSMNQKGDIQPIGGVNEKITGFYEICKSRGLTGNQGCIIPKTNVKDLMLNNELISDCKAGKFHIWAISNIDDGVEILFGIAAGKLSKDGNYTKDSLYAATVEKLNELVEIVKPKKNINAKSNTKKTD; this is encoded by the coding sequence ATGCAAAAGAAAAGAACCAGCAAAAAAGATTTGAAATTTCCTGAATTTCTAATTGATGCAAGTAAACTCAGATGGACATGTCCTGAAGATGTATTTGATTTCAAATCTACTGCCGAGCTTAAGCCACTTGACAGAATAGTAGGACAGGAGCGTGCTATAGAAGCTATACGCATGGGTGCAGAGCTTAAAGCAAAGGGTTACAACATTTTTGTTACCGGTTTATCAGGAACCGGCAGAACTACTACTGTTAAGCAGATTGTTGAAGATAATGCCACATCTTGCCCAATTACTTATGATTATTGTTATGTGAATAATTTTGATAATCCTGATAACCCAATACTTCTTACTCTTCCGAAAGGCAATGCAAAAATTTTGTCAAATTCAATGGATGAAGCGATTTCTTTTCTTAGAGTGAGACTTCCGAAATTGTTCGAGGAAGAGGCATATCAGATTGCCCGCAAAAAAATTATTGATGAATATCAACAAAAAGAGCGGGAAAGCCTCAATGATTTTGACAAAAAGATTAAACCGCTTGGATTTATACGTGGTCAGCTCGAAAATGAGCAGGGTTTTGTGCAGCCTGAGGTTTTTCCCTTGATAGATGGAGAGCCAGTTGCGATCGAAACACTTGATGAGCTTGCCGAACAAGGCAAACTAACTAAGAAAAAAGTTGCAGAGCTTAAAAAAACCTGGAAAAAGCTTCACGATGAAGTTTTTGAGTTATCGAGAATAAGTATGAAACTAATTCAGGAATTTCGTAAAGATTTGCTGAATAATGATAAAATGTCGGCTGAGACTGTTGTAATTTCAGCTTTTTCAGAAGTTGAAACAAATTTTGCAAATCACGGTTTGGATAATTATTTAATTAAAGTTAAAGAATTTATACTTGATAATTTGAATATTTTTGTTCCTGCACCTGCGCCTGTTCCGGTACTTGCTGAAGTCGAAAATAAGAATGATAACAGTGACTTTTTCAATCAGTTTAAAGTGAATGTAATTCTTGATAATACTAATACTGTCCAGGCGCCTGTTGTTATCGAAACTACTCCAACTTATAACAATCTTTTCGGTACTATTGAGAAAACTTACGACCAACGAGGCTTTTGGAAAACAGATTTTACCAAGATTAAATCAGGTTCTCTTCTAAAAGCAGATCAAGGATTTTTGATTGTCAATGCAATAGATTTATACACTGAGCCGGGGGTTTGGTCAGCTCTAAAGAGAGTTCTGCTGTATGATAAATTGGAAATACAACCTTACGACTCATATTTTCAAATATCGCAATCATCTATTAAACCCGAGCCGATTCAAATTAATGTAAAAGTCATTGTGATTGGTGGGCAAACTTTATATAAATGGCTTTTTGCAAATGAAAAAGAATTCAAGAAAATTTTCAAAGTTAATGCACAATTTGATTATGAATCTCCAAAATCTGTTGAAATGCTTGAAAATTATGCAAGATTTATTGCCAAACTCAGCAATGAAGAGGAACTGACACATTGCTCACCTTCCGGAGTTGCAGCAGTTATTGAATGGGCTGTTGAAGAAGCCGGCTCACAGAATAAAATTATACTCAAATTTTCAGATGTTTCGGATTTACTTCGTGAAGCAAGCTTCTACTCAAGAGACAGTAAAATTCCCCTGATAAGTCGTGAGGATGTACAAAAAGCTATAGACTGGCGTAAAAAACGCAATGACTTGATTGATGAAAAATTGCAAAATGAAATTATCGAAGGGACCATTCTGATTGATACTGAAGGAGAAAAAGTAGGAATAATAAATGGCTTAACGATTTATAACAACGGAATATTTGCATTTGGTAAGCCCGCAAGAATTTCTGCAAATGTTTCTGCAGGGACATCCGGAATTATCAATATCGAGCGTGAAGCTGATATGAGCGGTAAAATTCATAACAAAGGTGTGCTAATTATTTCGGGATTCCTAAGAGAAAAATTTGCAAGAAAAACAACTCTCTCACTGACTGCATCACTTGCTTTCGAGCAGAATTACGGCGGCATTGATGGAGATAGTGCTTCAGCAGCTGAAATCTATGCTATACTTTCTGCCCTGACTGAAAAACCGATAAAACAGGAAATTGCTATAACAGGCTCAATGAATCAAAAAGGTGATATTCAGCCAATCGGTGGAGTAAACGAGAAAATTACCGGATTCTATGAAATATGTAAGTCCCGCGGTCTTACCGGTAATCAGGGATGCATTATTCCTAAAACAAATGTTAAGGATTTGATGCTTAACAATGAATTAATTAGCGACTGCAAAGCCGGAAAATTTCATATTTGGGCAATTTCAAATATTGATGATGGGGTTGAAATTCTATTCGGAATTGCCGCCGGAAAATTGTCAAAAGACGGAAATTATACAAAAGATTCTCTCTATGCAGCTACTGTAGAAAAACTTAATGAACTAGTTGAAATTGTGAAACCAAAAAAAAATATAAATGCAAAATCAAACACTAAGAAAACCGATTAA